Proteins from a genomic interval of Plasmodium reichenowi strain SY57 chromosome 13, whole genome shotgun sequence:
- a CDS encoding ATP-dependent Clp protease adaptor protein ClpS, putative, whose product MFKDLKPFFLCIILLLLLIYKCTHSYNIKNKNCPLNFMNSCVRINNVNKNIKISFPRELQKRPSLVYSQKNFNLEKIKKLRNVIKEIKKDNIKEADEHEKKEREKETSAWKVILYNDDIHNFTYVTDVIVKVVGQISKAKAHTITVEAHSTGQALILSTWKSKAEKYCQELQQNGLTVSIIHESQLKDKQKK is encoded by the exons ATGTTTAAAGATTTAAAAcccttttttttgtgtattatattactattattacttaTTTACAAATGTACACATTcatataacataaaaaataaaaactgTCCATTGAATTTTATGAATTCATGTGTTAGAATtaataatgttaataagaacataaaaataagttTCCCAAGAGAG CTTCAAAAAAGACCAAGTCTTGTTTACTCCCAGAAAAATTTCAATcttgaaaaaataaaaaaattaag AAATGTAATtaaggaaataaaaaaggacAACATAAAAGAAGCGGATGAgcatgaaaaaaaagaaagagaGAAAGAAACATCAGCATGGAAAGTAATTCTATACAATGATGATATTCACaa CTTTACCTATGTTACTGATGTTATTGTAAAGGTTGTTGGACAAATAAGTAAAGCCAAGGCTCATACCATAACAGTTGAAGCTCATAGTACAGGCCAAGCTCTTATACTATCAACATGGAAATCAAAAGCAGAAAAATACTGTCAAG AACTACAACAAAACGGATTAACCGTTTCTATTATCCATGAGAGTCAATTAAAAgacaaacaaaaaaaataa
- a CDS encoding rhoptry protein 2, putative, translating into MVYYLIGVYFFLNVLKVYSTFINYNECDFTFDAPKLSDVYDKYNGVRDIEESARYSNYCESLESFNSVKSFWSLKLKSLCTEKTSILDKHVFNNICSHKFETPHIKINGLSVGKELVNIEFVCAHFLYSNKREIIKCIKSNSVKNYLDTYHIAFDLSVSEDLLKHSNDVPILLNLKDINGLSLTKKIIDDSVCRIHSSVHTIMNKYDYSLLKVLSGLCTKLGFHNQFIITDNIHPLFNPFNKKIPYSLSSLNFNIQNTSIYYSNYEYLLYNIKLTDVEYILGSYISPSALTISHKNNSYVTWIGLNKDNSIYNKKFVELYNTLNKVKYIERIVHCYSKYTSKYYEGTIKYFYKYLPENKKEVMQNNPNIFIYLINSVCANIPSVHKCVEKIISLDGIYDLYFKNFMINFIYYNLSCVYNCNPLDLGKIMNDEHIWDILIKYFSNYYLVKYKKTKSNKEILSASMNQMTPNDEYYKHFDFDYIHSGKWRTELNLEDEEAILKPSDDVVEYEFYNYTFHSLDLGSYSFFILKSEIEEDNICKIASFIEYNGKKYVHSNKYIVDFFKKNNKRMLSHDTSNNNNNNNNNNDTTNGFNDNNLQDGEKNSNEHHDEEDNHHDDHFDAFNFFDDFLGDDKDQGGNFIDIFKNNNLFNKNKLLEHLYDEDDEDYDDDDDHHRYHRFQDKDYVFDIEKFKIPTNVGDVYPLKEVYTLKELQEVYEMHPSFNDSDDEIRYQFLKSELFGKDIHFTVKDVPSKIKDYYKYYYEIKKRINKFDNKNDLNHYNTLKNNYKNDPNAFSKVDIKFACSKKGKWPIRNVSGRWISDVLCEAYFVPQLAYNHYYAEKKYKNKEMNNKDNKAIENIFDINLYTLREHTRLIGIEFEDQEPYRCAISYLGDENKKTILPVSATYLINIAIGFCALHGFKTVWLADSAFDINTNIYLRYTSILEQGKTYYEQTNFEVYGQTRLVAQLEYIASGMNIDNNIITSGIYKNRYNLVSYPGVDLKFQLLMSKKVKNIIYNLKFDCHDWTYKGCSEYYPLMKKKMKKQNMNTTNNYNHIILNGNYSDNEKEKMYECAFMHDPMFIELNKMFPKECTYGSRIGECHKKIRKEIPCYNEKTCKYQKYIYEQFYKPHNNINLLNEHFIKVSEQLTRLSRPFYLQSIISLEHDIQMKKENGVNTDYDDIILFILKNSVFYVSWVTSSEYWKRAIHVQDSNLLLPPSYNENNMSNNKELFCPVAYSHEFIGHMLVQYMKFPNKT; encoded by the coding sequence AtggtatattatttaattggtgtttacttttttcttaacgtattaaaagtatatagcacatttattaattataacGAATGTGATTTTACTTTTGATGCACCTAAATTATCAGATGTTTATGACAAATATAATGGTGTAAGGGATATTGAAGAAAGTGCTAGATATAGTAACTATTGTGAAAGTTTAGAAAGTTTTAATTCAGTGAAATCCTTTTGGtcattaaaattaaaatcaTTATGTACAGAAAAAACATCCATATTAGATAAACACgtttttaataatatatgtagtCATAAATTTGAAACTccacatataaaaattaatggATTATCCGTTGGTAAAGAGCTAGTTAATATAGAATTTGTGTGTGctcattttttatatagtaataaacgtgaaataataaaatgtataaaaagtaattctgtgaaaaattatttagaTACCTATCATATTGCTTTCGATTTATCAGTTTCTGAAGATCTATTAAAACATTCAAATGATGTTCCAAtcttattaaatttaaaagatataaatgGTTTAAGCTTaaccaaaaaaattattgatGATTCAGTATGTAGAATTCATTCAAGTGTTCATACtattatgaataaatatgattattCTCTACTAAAAGTATTATCAGGCTTATGTACTAAATTAGGATTCCATAAtcaatttattattacagATAATATACATCCATTATTTAATCCttttaataagaaaattCCATATAGTTTAAGTTCTctaaattttaatatacaaaatacttctatatattattctaaCTATGAATACctattatataacataaaattaACCGATGTCGAATATATTTTAGGTTCTTATATATCACCAAGTGCGCTAACCATTAGTCATAAGAATAACTCGTATGTAACATGGATAGgattaaataaagataatagtatatataataaaaaatttgtagaattatataatactttaaataaagtaaaatatatagaaagAATTGTACATTGTTATAGTAAATATACATCTAAATATTATGAAGGAAccataaaatatttttataaatatttaccagaaaataaaaaagaagtTATGCAAAATAAtccaaatatatttatatatctaatTAATAGTGTTTGCGCAAATATACCATCTGTTCATAAATGTGTAGAGAAAATCATATCATTAGATGGAAtttatgatttatattttaaaaactTTATGatcaattttatatattataatctATCATGTGTATATAATTGTAATCCATTAGATTTAGGAAAAATTATGAATGATGAACATATATGggatatattaataaaatatttttcaaattattatttagtaaaatataaaaaaacaaaatcAAATAAGGAAATATTATCTGCAAGTATGAATCAAATGACACCTAATGACgaatattataaacatttCGACTTTGATTATATACATAGTGGTAAATGGAGAACAGAATTAAATTTAGAAGATGAAGAAGCTATATTAAAACCATCAGATGATGTTGTGGAATATGagttttataattatacattCCATTCATTAGATTTAGGTAGTTATAgcttttttatattaaaaagtgAAATAGAAGAAGacaatatatgtaaaatagCATCATTTATTGAGTACAATGGGAAAAAATATGTGCATTcgaataaatatattgtagacttttttaaaaaaaataataaaagaatgCTTTCCCACGACACATcgaataataataataataataataataataatgatacCACGAATGGatttaatgataataatttacaaGATGGGGAAAAAAATTCGAATGAACATCATGATGAGGAGGATAATCACCATGATGATCATTTTGATGCTTTCAACTTTTTTGATGACTTTTTAGGAGATGATAAAGATCAAGGTGGTAATTTTATagatatttttaaaaataataatttatttaataaaaataaattactTGAACATTTATATGATGAGGATGATGAAGActatgatgatgatgatgatcATCATCGTTATCATCGTTTTCAAGATAAGGATTATGTTTTTGATATTGAAAAATTCAAAATACCAACGAATGTAGGTGATGTATATCCCTTAAAAGAAGTATATACTTTAAAAGAATTACAAGAAGTATATGAAATGCATCCATCTTTTAACGATTCAGATGATGAAATAAGATATCAATTTCTCAAAAGTGAGTTGTTTGGAAAAGATATACATTTTACTGTAAAAGATGTACCATCAAAAATAAAggattattataaatattattatgaaataaaaaagagaataaataaatttgataataaaaatgatttaaatcattataataccttaaaaaataattataaaaatgatcCAAATGCTTTTTCAAAAGTCGATATTAAATTTGCTTGTTcaaaaaaaggaaaatgGCCAATACGTAATGTATCTGGTAGATGGATTTCTGATGTATTATGTGAAGCTTATTTTGTACCTCAATTAGcatataatcattattatgctgaaaaaaaatataaaaataaggaaaTGAATAACAAAGATAATAAAGcaatagaaaatatatttgatattaatttatataccTTAAGAGAACATACTAGATTAATAGGTATTGAATTTGAAGATCAAGAACCATATAGATGTGCTATAAGTTATTTAGGAGatgaaaacaaaaaaacGATTTTACCAGTATCAGCAACATATCTAATTAATATAGCTATAGGTTTTTGTGCTTTACATGGTTTCAAAACAGTTTGGCTAGCTGATTCAGCATttgatataaatacaaatatatatttaagatATACTTCTATTTTAGAACAGGGAAAAACTTATTATGAACAAACTAATTTCGAAGTATATGGTCAAACAAGATTAGTGGCACAACTAGAATATATAGCATCAGGAATgaatatagataataatattataacatcaggtatatataaaaatagataTAATTTAGTTAGTTATCCAGGTGTAGATTTAAAATTCCAATTATTAATGAGTAAAAAagttaaaaatataatttataatttaaaatttgaTTGTCATGATTGGACATATAAAGGATGTTCAGAATATTATCcattaatgaaaaaaaaaatgaaaaaacaaaatatgaatacaacaaataattataatcacataatattaaatggTAATTATTCagataatgaaaaagaaaaaatgtaCGAATGTGCATTTATGCATGATCCAATGTTTAttgaattaaataaaatgttcCCTAAGGAATGTACATACGGTTCTAGAATAGGTGAATGTCATAAAAAGATTCGAAAAGAGATACCATgttataatgaaaaaacatgtaaatatcaaaaatatatatatgaacaattttataaaccacataataatattaatttattaaatgaacattttataaaagtGTCAGAACAATTGACAAGATTATCCAGACCATTTTATTTACAGTCAATAATATCATTAGAACATGATatacaaatgaaaaaggaaaatgGTGTAAATACAGATTACgatgatattatattatttattttgaaaaattcGGTCTTTTATGTTTCATGGGTCACATCTAGTGAATATTGGAAAAGAGCAATACATGTTCAGGATTCAAACCTATTATTACCACCAAGTTacaatgaaaataatatgagtAATAATAAGGAATTATTTTGTCCTGTTGCATATTCACATGAATTTATTGGTCACATGTTGGTACAATATATGAAGTTTCcaaataaaacataa
- a CDS encoding hypothetical protein (conserved Plasmodium protein, unknown function) has product MNISLFITILLFLFYQHYVCSRIRPYEIDKRDLLKIYEDHKNLELSEEVVLDNEESFHNIKYLSLCNIDNKNSIYGISNILCKNINFPYHIKIKGVDLLYGEIVHFGTSKFINEINFICKYYIYDNSYEIIKCNYVIKRDEHYDFYLGLDMENIYEPKCKIDKNQNNNKNNNNNNNNNNFIQSNNLQNNIMHTLKKEEQIVLNNVTYNENMEIDNNTKNMSRNNNDDNNHNIFYQNHYLNYYNNHNVKMCNLRIPIYSYITNVEETLLKILIGLCIKLGYKRFMIYSENTFVISSYFENIHISRNIFHQGFNITCRRFYNSNNIYIIKSQNSFVHNKSNNNYKINNNIDVVKKEVPKIYIKFFANKSYLLWRGIEQNKEIFNFKLLELKNLLKNVKYKERIYICYTKELYSYYEQDEIYIKNFMSSHKIKYRNFRSLRNKEKKNLDIPYSYILLTFEHFCDNTIILFEECVHIIMTSKILDEKYKSIMHQFLYESFLCSQNCSYEDEQLNIFHNDMIISIFQEFINNSNSIIVKMKKQSKSIGNQIKKKEEVFNNILLPQDENIYKEFYENIMFSIEFKSFIPLIKDELDKLSRRKNIRNNTNNRICNILKFIKYHERLYESNSHNSIYSRLLNESILLNKLVFENHKGDHHFDDISIINLKNNIKSNQENINIKTNNVEDNIKSNQENINIKTNQENINIKTNKENINIKTSNVEENIKIVYNKNVENNKVQGNDNFEHTNKNEIIYIMNDPIQSNTTYNSESYESISNNLDENNLNNYTYDDDEKYDTEQINTFTKKYPKIMNMKINKKNKIINNNELELKNNNKGTMHHSFIINSYGVYIYTLQKQYEYDILKKIYDEYNKTQDNTNNNNNNNKNDHMKRKEFFNLLYSINKTYTFTVNNVPTKIYDILNKTNIISKDKKKDNKEHHSNMYGWEKKNVKYFCSKEKRWPFSKKEIDFFTTGDTIYCEAQYVNEFLITVNYGEQTFDYMIKDMRKKGDMFKEKNIHQKGDMFKDQNIHQKGDMFKDQNIHQKDDDYEKNEDIHSNSHSDKNSNINFIFPEKILHKVKEEYFVKHSIHKSKIIGFYILNNACVIKYIGNKRNDINNPFLSNVLLKSVLGFCILHGFTKVKVEAESINYESGIKNKFVEILLNGYTEYEYLGLTLMNVARFSKDLYYIITGYTSKSDLLLSAVMKFEKNFNIYHNIENNFLKYMNKKSMDLLHELTFNCNDDYYPYKNCYDLYPLVRKNIKNICNFETNSIYKELNLLFPDVCKIGKKIALCYEQIKKYIVCSKNSQGCKYYKFIINTFIKPKRKTSFFINHNINVQEYLSKKAYTYYLLLCELIKNKEKELKQEEGQNKNQNVDHAHTYFLLNNIIQYSTFFLFWNFSTEFWKRFQYIHNNDINNINEISYQNNNLLFCPMAYAYEFIYHLNVFYINE; this is encoded by the coding sequence atgaatatttcTCTTTTCATCACGATActgttatttttattctacCAACATTATGTATGTAGTAGAATAAGACCATACGAAATAGACAAAAGggatttattaaaaatatatgaagaTCATAAAAATTTGGAATTAAGTGAAGAGGTTGTTTTAGATAATGAAGAGAGTTTccataatataaaatatctCTCTCTATgtaatatagataataagAATTCGATATACGGAATATCAAATATActttgtaaaaatattaattttccttatcatataaaaataaaaggtGTAGATCTTTTATATGGTGAGATAGTTCATTTTGGTACATCGAAATTTATAAAcgaaataaattttatatgtaaatattatatatatgataattcgtatgaaataataaaatgtaattaTGTTATCAAACGTGATGAGCATtatgatttttatttagGGCTTGatatggaaaatatatatgaaccTAAATGTAAGATTGATAAAAATCAAAACAACAACAAgaacaacaacaataataataataataataattttattcaatcaaataatttacaaaataatattatgcATACATTAAAGAAAGAAGAACAAATTGTATTAAACAATGTAACATATAACGAAAATATGGAAatagataataatacaaaaaatatgtctcgaaataataatgatgataataatcataatattttttatcagAATCATTATCtcaattattataataatcataatgTAAAAATGTGTAATTTAAGGATTCCTATTTATAGTTATATAACAAATGTAGAAGAAACCCTTTTGAAAATCCTTATTGGATTATGTATCAAATTAGGATATAAAAGGTTCATGATATATTCTGAAAATACCTTTGTTATTTCAAGctattttgaaaatatacatattagtagaaatatatttcatcaGGGGTTTAATATAACTTGTAGAAGATTTTACAACtctaataatatatatattattaagaGCCAAAATAGTTTTGTACAcaataaaagtaataataattataaaatcaataataatatagatgTTGTGAAAAAAGAAGTTCCTAAGATTTACATTAAATTTTTTGCTAATAAGTCTTATTTATTGTGGAGAGGGATTGAACAGAATAAAGAAatctttaattttaaattattagaattaaaaaatttattaaagaatgttaaatataaagaaaggatatatatatgctatacaaaagaattatattcttattatgAACAAGATGAAAtctatattaaaaattttatgtcttctcataaaataaaatatcgTAATTTCAGATCATTAcgaaataaagaaaaaaaaaatttggATATACcttattcttatatattattaacatttgAACATTTTTGTGATAAtactattatattatttgaagaatgtgtacatattataatgacATCGAAAATTTTagatgaaaaatataaaagtattATGCATCAATTTCTATATGAAAGTTTTCTATGTTCTCAAAATTGTTCATATGAAGATGAacaattaaatatttttcataatgatatgattatatcaatatttcaagaatttataaataatagtaattCTATAATCgtcaaaatgaaaaaacaATCTAAATCTATAGGAAAccaaattaaaaagaaggaagaagtttttaataatatattattacctcaagatgaaaatatatacaaagaattttatgaaaatattatgttttCTATTGAATTTAAATCTTTTATCCCTTTGATAAAAGATGAACTAGATAAACTTAgtagaagaaaaaatattagaaataatacaaataacagaatttgtaatattttgaAGTTTATTAAATATCATGAAAGGTTATATGAATCTAATAGCCataatagtatatataGTCGATTATTGAATGaatccatattattaaataaattagtTTTTGAAAATCATAAAGGTGATCACCATTTTGATGACATTTCTATCATCAATCtgaagaataatataaaatcaaaccaagaaaatattaatataaaaacaaataatgtGGAGGACAATATAAAATCAAACcaagaaaatattaacataaaaacaaaccaagaaaatattaacataaaaacaaataaagaaaatattaacataaAAACAAGTAATGTGgaggaaaatataaaaatcgtatataataaaaatgtggaaaataataaggTTCAGGGAAATGACAATTTTGAacatacaaataaaaatgaaataatatatattatgaatgATCCTATTCAATCTAACACCACATATAATTCTGAATCATATGAATCTATTTCAAACAATTtagatgaaaataatttgaataattatacttatgatgatgatgaaaaatatgatacGGAGCAAATTAACACATTTACAAAAAAGTACCctaaaataatgaatatgaaaataaataaaaaaaataaaataataaataataacgaattagaattaaaaaataataataaaggtACCATGCATCATTCTTTCATAATTAATTCTTATggtgtatatatttatactttACAAAAGCAATATGAATATGATATtctgaaaaaaatatatgatgaatatAACAAAACACAAGAcaatacaaataataataataataataataaaaatgatcatatgaaaaggaaagaattttttaatCTCCTCTATTCAATTAACAAAACATATACTTTTACTGTCAATAATGTACCCACAAAAATATACGACATATTaaacaaaacaaatattatttcaaaggataaaaaaaaagataataaagaGCATCATTCAAATATGTATGGatgggaaaaaaaaaatgtaaaatacTTCTGCAGTAAAGAGAAAAGGTGGCCATTTTCTAAAAAGGAAATTGATTTTTTTACAACTGGTGATACTATTTATTGTGAGGCTCAATATGTAAATGAGTTCTTAATTACTGTAAATTATGGAGAACAGACGTTTgattatatgataaaagaTATGAGAAAAAAGGGAGATATgtttaaagaaaaaaatattcatcaAAAGGGAGATATGTTTAAAGACCAAAATATTCATCAAAAGGGAGATATGTTTAAAGACCAAAATATTCATCAAAAGGATGATgattatgaaaaaaatgaagatatacATTCAAATTCACATTCCGATAAAAATTCAAacattaattttatttttccaGAAAAAATTTTACATAAGGTCAAAGAAGAATACTTTGTAAAACATTCCATACATAAAAGCAAAATTATAGgtttttatatacttaATAATGCATgtgtaataaaatatattgggaataaaagaaatgaCATAAATAATCCTTTTTTAAGtaatgttttattaaaatcCGTTTTAGGGTTTTGTATTTTACATGGATTTACAAAGGTGAAAGTTGAAGCTGAAAGTATTAATTATGAAAGtggaataaaaaataaatttgttgagattttattaaatggATATACtgaatatgaatatttagGTTTGACGTTAATGAATGTAGCTAGATTTTCAAAagatttatattatattataacagGATATACTTCCAAAAGTGATCTCTTATTATCTGCTGTTATGAAATTTGAAAAgaattttaatatatatcataatatcgaaaataattttttgaaatatatgaacaagAAATCTATGGATTTATTACATGAATTAACCTTTAATTGTAATGATGATTATTATccatataaaaattgttATGATCTTTATCCTCTagtaagaaaaaatataaaaaatatatgtaatttcGAAACaaatagtatatataaagaattaaatttattatttcctGATGTGTGCAAAATTGGAAAGAAAATAGCCTTATGTTATgaacaaattaaaaaatatattgtttgCTCAAAAAATAGCCAAGGGTGTAAATACTacaaatttataataaacaCATTCATAAAAccaaaaagaaaaacatccttttttataaatcataatataaacgttcaagaatatttatcaaaaaaagcatatacatattatttgttattatgtgaacttataaaaaataaagaaaaagaattaaaacAAGAAGAAGGgcaaaataaaaatcaaaatgTAGACCACGCACAcacttattttttattaaataatatcattCAATATTCaacattttttcttttctgGAATTTCTCTACTGAATTTTGGAAGAGGTTTCaatacatacataataatgatataaataatataaatgaaatttcttatcaaaataataacttGTTATTTTGCCCCATGGCATATGCCTACGAATTTATTTATCACCTTAATGTATTTTACATAAACGAatag